The Flavobacterium sp. genome contains the following window.
TAATAATACTGGAGCATTTGAATTTTCAGGAGTTCCAATTTCAGCAATTACTCTGGAAAGATTTTTTAGTTTTTGTTCGTATTTTTCTTTTGTCCAATGCTGAGCGCCTGTTGGAGTCCATTCGTCATCATTTTTATTTGGATCATTATTGATATCAAAAAGATTCTCGAAATTGTAAAATGCTGCGGTATGGATTATATATTTTTTTGATTGTGCAGTTGAGACAGAAATTATAAAAAAGGCGAGTAAACAAAAGTGAAATTTAATAATTTGCATAACTTTAAAAATTTAAGGGCTCAATTTAAATAAATTGTAAGAATTTTCAATAATTTACTTGAGTAAATAATTTATATTTGTTAATCTCAACATTCAAATAAGCAAAAGATATTATGAAAAGCTTCCTTACTATCACAAAATATTTTAATCGTGCTAAACTGGCATTTCTTATTTTTGCTTTACAATCATTCAACTGTCAATCCCAACAAAACATGATAACACCACCTTATTTACAAAAAGGAGATACTGTAGCTCTTTTGGCAACGGCCAGAAAAAATATCGACGACAACTTAAAACCTACAATAGATTTGCTTAAAAGCTGGGGTTTAGAAGCTGTTATTGGCAGTACAATTGGACTTGATTATCATCAATTGGCCGGAACTGACGAACAGCGTGCTGCCGATTTTCAAAAACAATTAGATAACCCAAATATAAAAGCGATTTGGTGCGTTCGCGGCGGTTACGGAACTGTGAGAATGCTGGATCTGTTGGATTTTACAAAATTCAAACAACACCCAAAATGGATTATCGGTTTTAGCGACGTAACGGTTTTACACAATCATTTAAATACAATGGGTTATAAATCGATTCATGGGGCTATGCCGGTTACAATTCCACGTGCAACTGCGGCAGCGATTAGTTCTATGAAATCAAGTTTGTTTGGCGAACCTCTTTCCTATTCTATTGAACCAAGCAGCATGAATCGTTTTGGTAAAGCAACTGGTGAATTAGTTGGAGGAAATCTTTCTATTTTATATAGTTTATTAGGTTCTCCATCGGCAATTGACTGCAAGGATAAGATTTTATTTATCGAAGATTTAGATGAATATCTTTATCATATTGATCGTATGATGATGAATTTACGACGCAATGGCTGCATCGAAAATTTAAAAGGAATCATTATTGGCGGAATGACGAAAATGAAAGACAACGAAGTTCCGTGGGGGAAAAATGCTCTTGAAATTATTGACGATGTTACCAAAAAATACAATATTCCGGTAATCTTTAATTTCCCAGCCGGGCATATTCAGGATAATCGCGCTTTAGTTATGGGAAGTACTATTTCTATTGATGTAAATGCAGCTGGAAGTACGGTTACTTTTCAGAAATAACAACAATTCAATTTAAGAAAGTCTCTTAAATACCACACATAAAATCTCGCAGAGACGCAAAGCCGCAAAGTTTAATTCTTTGTGCCTTTGCGTTTTTTATTTTAAGAAACTGAAAACCGTCACTGAGACTGAAAAACTAAACATGGCAGAACATAACGAACTTGGCAAAAAAGGAGAAGAACTTGCAGTAAATCATCTCGAAGAAAATGGGTATGAAATTTTAGAAAGAAACTGGGTTTTTCAAAAAGCCGAAATAGATATTATTGCACAAAAAGATGAAGTTTTGGCAAT
Protein-coding sequences here:
- a CDS encoding LD-carboxypeptidase encodes the protein MITPPYLQKGDTVALLATARKNIDDNLKPTIDLLKSWGLEAVIGSTIGLDYHQLAGTDEQRAADFQKQLDNPNIKAIWCVRGGYGTVRMLDLLDFTKFKQHPKWIIGFSDVTVLHNHLNTMGYKSIHGAMPVTIPRATAAAISSMKSSLFGEPLSYSIEPSSMNRFGKATGELVGGNLSILYSLLGSPSAIDCKDKILFIEDLDEYLYHIDRMMMNLRRNGCIENLKGIIIGGMTKMKDNEVPWGKNALEIIDDVTKKYNIPVIFNFPAGHIQDNRALVMGSTISIDVNAAGSTVTFQK